In a single window of the Bradyrhizobium sp. ORS 285 genome:
- a CDS encoding glycosyltransferase yields the protein MLSVIIPTEGVEQTAVATLSALVPGAAAGVVTEVLLIDRSSDSSVIERVADVAGCHFMKFEGSHAAALAAGAAQARAPWLMFLPAGAVLDPGWIDETMQFVQSVGAAGRPLAGVFRYARSPYAAVSLRDRLRSVARALIGPLGDQGLLIAREHYRQVGGYRPDVKRAETRLLRQLGRSSRTMLRSRIVMV from the coding sequence ATGCTGAGCGTGATCATTCCGACCGAGGGGGTCGAGCAGACCGCCGTGGCCACGCTGTCGGCGCTGGTGCCGGGCGCCGCGGCCGGCGTCGTCACGGAGGTGTTGCTGATCGACCGCTCGTCCGATTCCAGCGTGATCGAGCGGGTCGCCGATGTCGCCGGCTGCCACTTCATGAAGTTCGAGGGCTCGCATGCCGCAGCGCTGGCGGCCGGCGCCGCACAGGCCCGCGCGCCCTGGCTGATGTTCCTGCCCGCAGGCGCCGTGCTCGATCCCGGCTGGATCGACGAGACCATGCAGTTCGTCCAGAGCGTCGGCGCCGCGGGACGTCCGCTCGCCGGCGTTTTCCGCTACGCCCGCTCGCCCTATGCAGCCGTCAGCCTGCGCGACCGCCTGCGCTCCGTCGCCCGCGCCCTGATCGGGCCGCTCGGAGACCAGGGCCTGCTGATCGCCCGGGAGCACTACCGCCAGGTCGGCGGCTACCGGCCGGACGTCAAACGCGCGGAGACGCGGCTGCTGCGCCAGCTCGGCCGCTCCTCCCGCACCATGCTGCGCAGCCGGATCGTGATGGTCTGA